The sequence ccccccccccccttgtattcAGTCTCAGATCCTCCCTGTACACAGtttcagctcccccctgtatagtctcAGATCTATACGGACCTGCCAGGCATTTACTACTCCCTATCCTCCATGAATTCATGCTGtgaattcatgtgatcagatacatacatgcgttagatgttaatgttactggatTAAACACcatgaagtgctcaatgatgtaaaAGAGCTGTCTTTCAAGCAAGTCACCAGGTACAAGATCTTCAACAGCTTTTTCTACCTCGAATAATAACTAAACagtgctgtatatgtctgtagttaaataCTGGCTGACAATCCCTAGTACTTTTTCCATATAGCAGCATGTCCTGGCAGTGTGACCTgttaatcaggaacaaggaggaagGGCACTGCAAGTAAAATTAGATTTTCAGGACTCCAGTAATATTTTTGGACTCACCTTGGATGCATAGAGGTTTGCAAGCTGATTTTCTAACATCGATAGAAAATCATTTAGGAATAAGGGCAATGATTTCAATCatagtttttttaatgaaatatttattttgggtgtttcaatttaaatgacaggttccctttaacacacagTTGAAAAAACGGCACAAAATGTGCTTTTACACCACCCGGCCACTTTCAGGAAgggaggccagaacaatgcatgAAATGTAGTATAatattattatacacacatagacacaTTATACATCTGTAGTTCTGTGTTAATATCAGGAATTGAGTTAAGGATTTTGAGAAAGTTGAATAATAACACTTGGGTGATGTAATTGcagacatgtttttttaaaattctattattttacatttcattttatttttactaaaaatgtaaaatatcagAGCTTGATATGTGATTCTATATGGACTCTTTGCTGATTTCAGTTGCAGGACACTCTGGGCAGTTGGTGTTTGGCGTTCTGCAGGACAAGTCATGTGTCTGTATGAAAGGACGATTCCATGTCTATGAAGGATATCCTCTGTGGAAAGTAAGTTCTGAGATCTATGCATGTGACAATCTCCTGATGAGCTTAAGTTATAATATTTCGTCAAAATGCTGTACTTTATGTAACCCCAATCCTATTTGAAGGCCCTGTAACATTAACTGACTGCTTCCTCTCAGCACAGTGTCAATCAGATTATAATAAAAGTCTGTTGCTAGGGATAATCagcctgaggctgcattcacactgccgtatgggggacgtatataaggcatATGTCctctatagacggcaatgggcacacacgGCGCCCTTTGGGAGCATTACAGTGCAGCACATGTCCTACCTTTTCTCGGCATACAGCGCTGTgcgccatgttcctctatggagaggtgcgggggtgagcagctacggtacggcgggcaacggtggTGTGAATATAGCCAGCTTTTAACTTCTTTTCATTGGAGGTACGATTTTTCATAAAGTATAGCATCCATTTAATATTCCTGATGCATTTCGGCTCTCCTGAGCCTTTTTCAACAGTTGTAACAACCTACACCCATTACTTactggaatacaggcagtccctgggttacataccagatatggtccataggtttgttcttaagtcaaatttgtatgtaagtcgaaactgtattgtagataaagacatttttttttgacccagtgacaattggagtttcaaatttttttgctgtaattggaccaaggatgatcaataaaacttcattacagacaccttacagctgatcattgcagcctgggtctaaaggaaagcatccagagagcttcaacagaggtcacagggggcagaggggtccgtctttaactatgggtcgtctgtaagtcggttgtccttaagtaggggactgcctgtattcggaTATGTCATGTTtccttttgtttctgaaataaaagggtaTCCTGGGACTTTTGAATTACCCTTTCCATAGGTAAAGGATTCAGTTCTCACATTTTTTACGAACAAATAATTGCTCAGTTTATACTGTCTGTATATATTACTTTTTACCTTGACAGTCTGTGACATTCTGGCAATGTCTCTCTAGGTCACTTTCCCAATCAGAGTGTTCAAGCTTCTAGGAGTAAAGGTCCTGATGGTAACAAATGCTGCAGGATCGCTCTGCGAGAAGTATAGACCAGGAGATTTAATGATAATCCGGGATCACATCAACATGCCAGGACTAGCTGCCTTGAACCCTCTGACAGGACCCAATGATGAGAGGTAACAGTCATAAGGGTGATCTAAACTTGTGACAAAACAGCCCCATGTCTAAACTAGTGACAAACAGCCCTATGTCCCTTTAGCTTGTCAGTCCACAAAACCTGAAGAGTAAAATCTAGATACCGTAACTAGATGGGTTACACGCAACACTGTAGAGATTCAGCAGAAGCCAAGGCAATGTAATGTCTTATGCAATAAACTGAAGCTGCTTCCTTGGTAATACAGTAAATACCGTCTGTGAAGCAGCTTCCTAACTCGGTATGTGAAACAAGGGTTGGGTGCATGTATGTTCTCTAAGGATCCATGATTTCTGCAATTTCTTAGAGGAGTAACACTTTATCAATTACCTTGCAGGTTTGGCCCACGATTTCCTTCACTCTGGGACACGTATGACCATGACCTGCGCATTACTGCTTTGGAAATCACCCGTAAGCTTGGTCAGGCAGATCTTACCCATGAAGGAGTTTACTGTATGGTGGGTGGGCCAAATTTCGAGTCAGTTGCAGAAGCCAGGTTTCTGCAGAAGCTTGGGGCAGATGCTGTAGGTAAGTGGTGTGTAATAAATGACCAAGGCAATACCAGACTGCTATCAATTATGATTGCTAAAACACTGCCCTCTATGTCAAAGTAGACACatgtggacaaaattgttggtacccATTGTTTgatgaaagaaaaacccacaatagtcacagaaataacttgaatctgacaaaagtaaaaataaattatatttctatgaaaatgaacaaatgaaagatAGACATTGCTTTTCAATCATGCttcaacagaattaaaaaaaataaacctcatgaaacaggcctggacagaaatgatggttcCCATAACTTAATATTTTGTTGGACAGCCTTTTGATGCAATCACTGCAATCAATTTCTGTAACTGTCAATGAGACTTCTGCACCTCTCAGCAGGTATTTTGGGCCACTCCTCATGAGCAAACTGCTCCAGTTGTCTAGGGTTTTAAGAGGTGCCTTTTCCAGACGGCATGTTTCAGCTCCTTCCAAAATTGCTCAATTGGATTTAGCTCAGGGCTCATAGATGGCCACTTCAGAATAGTTCAATGTTTTCCTCTTAGCCATTCTTGGGTGTTTTTAACTCTGTGTTTTGGGTTATTATCCTTTTGCAAGACCCATCACCTGTGACTGAGAGCAAGCTTTCTGAAACTTGGCAGCACATTTCTCTCTAGAATCCCTTGAAATTCCTTTGTACCCTGCACAGATTCAAGACACCTTGTGCCAGATGCGGCAAATAAGCCCCCGAATATAACAGAGCCTTCTACATGTTGCACAGTAGAGACAGTGTTGTTTTTTTAAGATACGCTTCATTTTTCCATCTGTAAACATAGAGCTGATGTGCCTTGCCAAAAAGTTGTATTTTCGCCTCATCTGTCCATAGGATATTCTCCCAGAAGTTTTATGGCTTGTCACCATGTAGTTTTGCAAATTCCGGTCTTGCCTATTTAatgatttgttttcagcaatggtGTCATCCCTGGTCATCTCCCATTAAGtccactttggctcaaacaaCGACAAATGGTGCAGTCTAACACTGATGGTCCTTGAGCATGAAGTTCACCTTCAATAATAGCTTTATAAGTTTTTCTGGGCTCTTTTGTTACTATTCATATAATTCATCTCTTTGATTTGTCATCAAGTTTCCTCCTGAGGCCACATCCAGGGAGGTTGGCTACAGTCCCATAGATGGGGCGTGGAGAGGCTAGCTTCTTTCATTCTGCCTACCAATGAATACAGCTACGAAGAGAGGCACGCACTCGTCAgcaaagctgggttctgcgcatgcgcagtagctccggcttcagagttGAGACAGCGCAGCGCATGCgttgtgcgcatgcgcagaatccagcttcgcagacgagtgtgcgcagctcctcgtagttgcacgctgaagatgcattggtaggcggaaccccagaggctactggggtgtggagtagctgcgccgtgtagcctctgcTCCAGCTACTGCATATTGgggaaataaaattttattaaagttctgggccacgaaagaattagccttaaaaagggctatactactatacattagatgaacctgccaccggatctacctttataggtagatccgtggtggtaggtttccttcaagggTATAAAAGAGACTGctctcacacaaaaaaaaatgagtaaatgaaaattttgaaatttgctGCTGGACACTACACAAGGAAGACCTGCAAATATCAGTGTCCTCCCAGTCACTGATACTAGTACGTCTCTTCTCAGAACTGTGTATCCAAAACAGACTCTCATATGTCAAGGCTGAACATGACAAACAGTTTAACTGGACTATGGCCTTATACTGTGTGCAAGGAGGAAACCAGCTGTCACCTCCCTGTCATTGTGGTCTTACAATTTGTACTTTCTTCAGGcaccattttatattttcttcagtgtatagggaagctggaaaaaaattccaatgtggcaaaaaacacatttgctaaaTATTCCTACAAGCTTTGTTTTTATATCcttacacctcccctttattcattGGGTGGGTACGATCatggaaataccaaatttatataggatttattatgctttaattctaaaaaaatggaaatcttttgtaaaaaaaaaaaagtaattcttTGTTTTGCCATATACTTTTACGACAAATTTTTCAtagttcagtgtacagagctgtgtaagctgTTACAAATTGACATACTCATTACTACAAccattaattaataaaaatgaattaacatttttatatttttcttattttgtaaaatattttttaaaggtaattttttttttgggttaaAGTTAACGGGTTTTTGGCGGgccaatttggctacaaatgttttcaGGTACCACAATTTACTATAATGTACTTGCAGCGCTCttaaggtaccagtacaatagaaaaccctgaAGATGACTCCATttaggaaactacacccctcaaagaatttatctagggttgtagtgagcattttaactcctGAGGTGCTGGTCCAAATTTAATACAAAATAAATGGTAAAATTGCATTAGTGCCAAATATACTTTGCCAAACTCATACCACTGGGGACAACGATGTCAAAAATCATTATGCGGGTAATCCCGGGTAAAgctataccccatatgtggcaatattcCACAGGCTAGGTACACGGCATGGCTCATAATGGAAATACCAAAATGTAGCTTTTG comes from Engystomops pustulosus chromosome 6, aEngPut4.maternal, whole genome shotgun sequence and encodes:
- the LOC140064153 gene encoding purine nucleoside phosphorylase-like, with protein sequence MHSKEDLRYEDCEETARWILDQIQSPPDIAIICGSGLGLLAETLSNPKIFDYSQIPHFPASTVAGHSGQLVFGVLQDKSCVCMKGRFHVYEGYPLWKVTFPIRVFKLLGVKVLMVTNAAGSLCEKYRPGDLMIIRDHINMPGLAALNPLTGPNDERFGPRFPSLWDTYDHDLRITALEITRKLGQADLTHEGVYCMVGGPNFESVAEARFLQKLGADAVGMSTAPEVVVAKHCGMRVFGLSLITNRVAQAYEIQESVNHSSVLEVGKQRSHLLQTLITELVRSIQFKEENNQ